In Humulus lupulus chromosome 7, drHumLupu1.1, whole genome shotgun sequence, the following are encoded in one genomic region:
- the LOC133792177 gene encoding uncharacterized protein LOC133792177 yields MDTTPGVEAPVDTNVKCKLYIEQGGDVVALGWVVATKGNVHGKSLAPGNYRVVVDRCLDGSAKLPVSVGDEMTLVVHAVNSYVAWPSHLIITYDHEQEPKRLKRKRISAACPPTQDLKHPPQHLPTTQEKAGSSMASKSPIIFKVPTGLPMFLKILLGSVKYVEPGFMIDILMETNIMGEQYTLYISHEDIVHFGLMEEIGASCISFYISIIYSELCDREISHFFGFIEPSWSSRIGTNMDNRAEIISERINNTVMGQTWLMPYHFLRHWMLVIIDPDDHTCYYLDPLRKSPPNDLKNLMNNVSSHIKRKTGRNEKNYKWKIVNCLRQTSSVECDFYIIRMMNDYCLNETPMRWLTSNCGGKNTYTLGEINETRNEWAAKLLERMSYS; encoded by the exons ATGGACACTACTCCAGGAGTTGAGGCACCTGTTGACACTA ATGTTAAGTGCAAATTATACATTGAGCAAGGTGGTGATGTTGTGGCTCTTGGATGGGTGGTGGCTACCAAAGGCAATGTACATGGGAAAAGTTTAGCACCTGGTAACTATCGCGTGGTTGTTGATAGATGTCTAGATGGGAGTGCAAAACTACCTGTCTCAGTTGGGGATGAGATGACTCTTGTGGTTCATGCGGTCAACAGTTATGTTGCTTGGCCATCGCATCTGATCATTACTTATGATCATGAACAG GAACCCAAGAGACTAAAGAGAAAGAGGATTTCAGCAGCTTGTCCGCCAACACAAGACCTAAAACATCCTCCACAACATCTTCCCACTACTCAAGAAAAGGCAGGATCAAGTATGGCTAGTAAGTCGCCGATTATCTTCAAGGTTCCCACTGGACTTCCCATGTTTTTAAAGATACTTCTAGGTTCAGTTAAGTACGTAGAACCAGGATTCATGATTGACATTCTTATGGAGACCAATATTATGGGCGAACAATATACCTTATATATCTCACATGAGGATATAGTACACTTTGGACTTATGGAAGAAATCGGCGCGTCTTGCATTTCATTCTATATCag TATAATATATTCAGAGTTGTGCGATAGAGAGATATCACACTTTTTTGGTTTCATTGAGCCATCGTGGTCATCGAGAATTGGGACAAATATGGATAATCGGGCTGAAATTATCTCAGAGCGTATCAATAACACAGTAATGGGTCAAACTTGGTTAATGCCATATCATTTCTT ACGTCACTGGATGTTAGTGATCATTGATCCAGATGACCATACATGTTACTATCTTGATCCACTTAGAAAATCTCCTCCAAATGATTTGAAGAACCTTATGAACAA TGTCTCTTCACACATTAAGCGAAAGACAGGAAGGaatgaaaaaaattacaagtGGAAAATAGTCAATTGCCTTCGTCAAACATCGTCAGTAGAATGCGACTTTTATATCATAAGGATGATGAATGACTATTGCTTGAATGAGACACCAatgcgatggctaactagtaat tgtggTGGAAAGAATACATATACACTTGGTGAAATTAATGAAACTCGAAATGAATGGGCAGCCAAGCTTCTTGAGCGGATGAGTTATAGTtag
- the LOC133792178 gene encoding zinc finger protein BRUTUS-like — MGYASGFIASQQKSTLATGAGCSNDENLLECSPSFCDLEKQVFGCEHYKRNCKLRAACCGKLFTCRFCHDKVSDHSMDRKATTEMMCMQCLQIRPVGPVCKTPSCKEFSMAKYYCSICKFFDDEREVYHCPFCNLCRVGKGLGTDVFHCMTCNCCLGMKVPEHKCWEKSLEINCPICCEFLFTSSATVRPLPCGHYMHSYCFQVGSFS, encoded by the exons ATGGGTTATGCCAGTGGCTTTATAGCTTCCCAGCAGAAATCAACTCTAGCAACTGGAGCTGGTTGTTCAAATGATGAAAACTTGCTTGAATGCTCTCCTTCATTTTGTGATTTAGAGAAACAAGTTTTTGGATGTGAACATTACAAGAGAAATTGCAAACTCCGAGCTGCTTGTTGTGGCAAGTTATTTACATGCAGATTTTGCCATGATAAAGTCAGCGACCATTCAATGGATCG GAAGGCTACAACTGAAATGATGTGTATGCAGTGCTTGCAAATTCGGCCTGTTGGACCAGTATGCAAAACGCCTTCCTGCAAGGAGTTCTCAATGGCAAAGTATTATTGTAGTATTTGCAAATTTTTTGATGATGAAAG GGAAGTTTATCATTGTCCTTTCTGCAACTTATGTCGCGTTGGAAAGGGACTTGGTACTGACGTGTTTCATTGCATGACTTGCAATTGTTGCCTGGGAATGAAAGTCCCAGAACACAAATGTTGGGAGAAAAGTCTGGAGATAAACTGTCCCATCTGTTGTGAATTTTTGTTCACATCTAGTGCAACTGTGAGACCTCTTCCTTGCGGCCACTACATGCATTCATATTGCTTTCAGGTTGGTTCTTTTTCATAA